The sequence below is a genomic window from Egibacteraceae bacterium.
TCGACGTCGACCGCCACGTCGAGGCCGCCCGCGTCCCTGCGGCAGACGTCCCTCCAAGCCTCGTCACTCCCCTGAGGGGCGTGGAGGGCGGCGAGGTGCCTCGCCCACACGGGGTATTCCCGCTCCAGACGCTCGGGGCGGAAGTTGTCCCGCCAGACGCGCAGGCCGTCGTGGTCGCGGACGCTCACCCCGACGAGGGTGAGGGAGGCGAAGAGCTGCGGGCGCGCACCGGCGACCGCCAGCGCCGCGTGTCCCCCCATGCTGAAGGCGCCGACGTGCGCCGGACCGTCGAGGGCGGCGAGGTAGGCCGCGACGGCCCCCGCGAGGACGTCGCGCGAGTAGGTGCCGTCCGCGGGCAGCGGCGTGCGGCCGTGCCCCGGCAGGTCGGGCAGGTGGACCTGCCAGCGCT
It includes:
- a CDS encoding alpha/beta fold hydrolase, producing the protein MYAETEGRDTAPPLVLLHGGIGTGRYHWSKLVATLAERWQVHLPDLPGHGRTPLPADGTYSRDVLAGAVAAYLAALDGPAHVGAFSMGGHAALAVAGARPQLFASLTLVGVSVRDHDGLRVWRDNFRPERLEREYPVWARHLAALHAPQGSDEAWRDVCRRDAGGLDVAVDVEGLAGLRCPVLLVRGDRDPAVDPAHYGELRRVWPQADEFVVPAGRHDVQLTRHRVMGPGFSDFLRRAPGG